The genomic region TTTTACCGGTTTTCACTGTGTTTCCGGGGGGTTCTGGATTGTCGGCGGGACTCTCTTCGGATCAGAAGGTTGCAGGTTCAAATCCTGCCGGGCGCGCCACTCAAAGCCGAGGCTCCTGCAACCCCCTGAACGCGCTCAAGGCCCGTTTTGCGTAGTCAAAGCGGGAGATGAGGTCGGAGCCGGCACGGTTTTCGACGGCGGTGATGAGGGAGCGGTTGGACTCAAAACTTCTCACGGTTTGAAGTATGCCATTGCTCCAGCCGGAAATCAAGTCGCTATTGGGCAAATACGAATAGTGAGCCACAGAGAGCACAGAGAACACAGAGGAAGTAACGGAGTGGAAGCGGCCCAAGGAGTCATAGCCGTAGCCCACGGAATAGTCGGAGCCGAGCGACAGGCCGGAGGGGCGGCCGAGGGCGTCCTGGGTGCGGGTCAGGACGTTGGTCTGGCCGGCGGCGATGATGGTTTCGGCGGTGAGGGCGAGCGTGGCGGGGTCGTAGGCGAAGTGGTGCGCAGACAGGAATGTCTGCGCGTCCGAGACTGCCTCAGTTTGCCCCAGTCCCCCTCCCAAACACAGCAAGACCTTGCGCTCTTCTCCATGTGCCTGCGGCGCGGCGAGACGCCGATGCCCTACCGGTGCGGGGCGCATTCCCATCTCCCTCGCGTCAGCGCCTTTTCAGCTTGCCCTGAATGACTTTCTTGGCCTCTTCTTTGACCGCAGGCTCTCTCAGTCCCTCAAGATGCCGATTGGAACCAACAATCTGGTACTCCCCATCCACTTTTGAAAGAAACAAAAGATATTCCTTATCTTGTGGAAGTGTCTCAGGTTGCCCTCGCCATTTTCTGATGCCGGTGATCTTGACGACTTTGACCGCTTCACCCTTTAGAATTTCAGACACTTCAACTGTGGCGGCACCTTTTCCGGTCTCTATGATCTTACCCACGACGATCAGTTCCGACTTTTCAACCAACTCCTCAGTTTGCCAGGGCGCTGCCGAGAGTCCCCACGCCACATTGTCGGCGAAGAACATCACGCCGGTAATTAGCATTGCGATGAGCGACTTCTGCATTGTCATTCTCCATTTCTAACAATCCCGTCAGGGAATGAAGATTTCGGCGTTGACGAGCGTGATGTTGTTCTGCTTGGAGTTGCGCGCCTGGTGGCGCAAAATCTCAAACAGGCAGTCGGCCTTCTTCCCCGCCGCGACCGGCGCCGTGAACTCCACCGTCTGGAAGTCGAAGAGCTTGACCCCCGGCAGGCTGCTGCGGAAATCCACATGGCCCGTAAAGGCCCGCCGCACCTCGACCTCGATCGGCTTGGCCGTGTAGTTGCGGATCCGCTGCGTAAAAACCTCGCGGTCGTCCCAGCCGGCGACCGAGCTGTTGACCTCGATGTTCACCGCGCCGTCATCCACCCGGCGGAACACGTCGGCGCCATGCACCCGCATCCAGATGTTATCGCGGGAGGCCCGCAGCTTGATCAGCTCGAAGATCACCTCCGGGTCGGGGCCGAGGTTGACCTCCACCTTGTCGCCGATGGGGATGTACTTCGTGGGCTGCTGCGCCAGGTACGAGAGGCCGTCGCGGCCGTTGAGACGGAAGACGCGGATCACGCCGTCCGGCAGCGGCGCGGAGCCGAGCTTGGAGGGCACGTCGTTCGTGAACAGATACATCCGCACCAGTTGATCGCCATACTGCGCCGGCCGGTAGCGGTACTGAATCTTGAACGGCACCCGCTCCGCCTCGATGGCCCGCAGCCGCTTGGACCAGCCGTTCGGAATTGTCTCCGCGCCGGGAATGCGGAAGATGAAATACTCGGAGAGCCCTTCCTTGATGATGGTCTTCGCCCGAAGCTCGTCTGCCGGCGCATCAGCAAGCTCCGAATCCACGGCTCCGGCTTCACGTTTCTCGTCCCAGTCGCCCACCATCTTGCGTGTTGCCCGCTGCCTGTATCCTTTGTATTCGGCTTCCTTCATGCCACTGACATCGTCCATCCCGATCCGCGCCAGTTGGGCGATCTTCTCGACCAGGTTGATCGTGCCCACCACCAGCCGCACCTGCGCCCCCTCGTAGTCCTCGCCGCTGTTGTTGGTCACCCGCACGAACCCCTCGAACCCCAGGGTCTTCTCCTCCGGGTCGCTCGTCAGCAGGTAGTCGGCGCTCCAGGTGATGCCGCTGGTGAAGTAGGTGATCTCCACGGCGGCGTCGCCGTCAAACTCGCTGATCACGTTCCAGGAGAGCATCTGCGGCTTGTCGTGCGGATAGGTCGTGTCCAGCAGGCTGAGCTTGTCGGCCCGGCTGAGAAACCGGATCTCGACCGACGAGGGGTCGATCAGGGTGTTGGCCCACGAGAATTGCAGGCCGTTGAGCCCCTGCTTGAACGTCAGCGTGCGCATCTCGCGCACCAGCGTCAGGTCCTCGCTGTTGTAGATGGTCAACT from Lentisphaerota bacterium harbors:
- a CDS encoding DUF4139 domain-containing protein, with the translated sequence MTHQPAILACALAAVLTAVVQARNVDLSTVPRRDTVQLTIYNSEDLTLVREMRTLTFKQGLNGLQFSWANTLIDPSSVEIRFLSRADKLSLLDTTYPHDKPQMLSWNVISEFDGDAAVEITYFTSGITWSADYLLTSDPEEKTLGFEGFVRVTNNSGEDYEGAQVRLVVGTINLVEKIAQLARIGMDDVSGMKEAEYKGYRQRATRKMVGDWDEKREAGAVDSELADAPADELRAKTIIKEGLSEYFIFRIPGAETIPNGWSKRLRAIEAERVPFKIQYRYRPAQYGDQLVRMYLFTNDVPSKLGSAPLPDGVIRVFRLNGRDGLSYLAQQPTKYIPIGDKVEVNLGPDPEVIFELIKLRASRDNIWMRVHGADVFRRVDDGAVNIEVNSSVAGWDDREVFTQRIRNYTAKPIEVEVRRAFTGHVDFRSSLPGVKLFDFQTVEFTAPVAAGKKADCLFEILRHQARNSKQNNITLVNAEIFIP